The uncultured Methanobrevibacter sp. genomic interval AGATGAAAAAACTAAAGTCGAAGGACTTGTAGCTGAATTAAGAGAACTTATAGCTGGCGATGATATTGATGCCATTAAAGCAAAGTCTGATGAATTATCCAATGTAGTTCAAGAAATTGGTGCTAAAATTTATCAACAAGCACAGGCAGAAGCTCAAGCTCAGCAAGCTCAACAAGAAGCTGGTGGAGCAGATCCTAATGCAGGTGCTAAAGACAAAGATGATGACACAATTGATGCAGACTATGAAGTAAAAGACTAGAATTAATAATAATGTTTTATTAAATTGTTGGGAAATATAATAAAATCAGAAATCAGAATCAATCAATAAACTAACAATGAGATAAAACTACTATTATTTTTTCTATTTATTTTTTAAAAGATACTAAGGTGAATAAATGGCAGACAAGCGAGATTATTATGAAGTTCTTGGAGTAGACAAATCTGCAGATGAAAAGACAATTAAAAAAGCTTATCGTAAATTAGCCAGAAAATACCATCCAGACGTTTGTGATGAGCCAGATGCTGAAGAAAAATTTAAAGAGGTAAGTGAAGCTTACGCTGTCTTGTCAGATGATGAAAAACGTCAAAGATATGACCAATATGGTCATGCTGGAATGGATGGATTTACTGCAGAAGATTTCTATCAAAACGTGAACTTTGAAGATATTTTCCAAGGTTTCGATATTGGAAACATATTTGACATGTTTGGTTTTGGTGGAGGCTCTCGTTCACGCGGAAGAACCGGTCCTCAAAGGGGTTCAGACATATATACTGAAGTTCCAATTACTTTAGAAGAGGCATTCACCGGATGCGACAAAGAAATCAAGATTACAAGAAGTGAACTATGCCCTACATGCCATGGTTCCAAATCCAAGCCAGGTGTTGAACCTGAAACCTGTAAAACATGTGGCGGAACAGGACAAATTAAAGAAGTCAGCAATACAATTTTAGGCCAAATGGTAAATGTAAGGCCATGTAGAGAATGTAACGGTACTGGAAAAATCATTACAGAACCATGTCCTGACTGTCATGGAAAAGGCAGTAAAAGAAAAACCAAAACAATTAAAATTGAGATTCCAGAAGGAGTTGATGAAGGCAACCATTTAAGAGTTTCCGGTGAAGGAAACTGTGGTGAAGCATCAGGCCTTGAAGGAGATTTGATTGTAACAGTTCACATTAAGAAAAATAAACAATTTGAACGTGAAGGAGATCATTTATACTACGAGCAGCAAATTAGTTTCCCACAGGCAGCATTAGGTGATGTAATAAGCATTCCAACTATCGAAGGAAAAGAAGTTGAATTTAAAATTGCACCAGGAACACAAAGCGGAACCGTGTTTAAATTGAGAGGACAAGGTATGACATCATACAGACATTCAGGTAGAGGAAACATGTATGTCAAAGCCAATGTTGTAGTTCCTAAAAAATTAAACTCAAAACAAAAAGAAATTCTCACTGAATTTGCTGAAATCAGTGGCGATGAAATTAAACATGTTGAAAAAGGAATCTTTGACAGAGTCAAAGATGCGATGAAATAGATTAGCCATTTTTGCTAATTTATTTTCACCCCACCATATTAATTTTAGACATGATTAAAACCACACCCCAACTAATTTTTACAATATAATTATATCTACATCAAATTATTTTTAATGAACCCTTTGAAAATAGGCTTTTTAATTATGTGAATGTAACTGTTATCACACAAGTTTTGAAATTTTCAAAATTATCAGAAATCACCCATATTTTGCTCGAAATTTTTAGGCAATTTAAACGAAATAATGATTAATTAAATAACATGCTAAAAATATTAATTGCATTAAAATAAGTGGTAAACCAATTAAAAATAATGTCTATTTTAAAAATAGCAACTATGAATTTAGACATCTACATGAAAAAATAAAAAAAGTATAGAGATTAAAAATCTCTATTTTTTAACTGTAATTTTAACAGATTTTGTGGATGCTTTGTAGTAAGCATTTCCAGCAAACTTAACAGTAGCTTTGTAAGAACCTGCTTTAGTCAATTTGGTAATTTTGAAAGTAGCTTTACCTTTTGCATTGGTAGTAGCTTTATAGGTTTTACCTTTAACTTTTAAGGTTACTTTGACTTTTTTAATAGCTTTATTTTTATTGTCTTTTAAAACTACAGCATATTTTTTAACTTTAGTTTTAGCTTTAAATGCTTTAGATTTAGCAGTTATTTTAGTTGCTTGTTTGGTGATTTTAATTGTTGAAGTTGCACTGGATTTCACATAATTATTATCACCAGCGAATTTCATAGTTAACTTATAAGATCCTGTTTTAGTTGCTGAAAGTTTGTAGCTGATTACACCTGCTGGATTAGTAGTGTAAGTTTTTGTTTTACCATTAAAAGTAATTGAAACTGTTTTATTTGCTAATCCATTTCCTTTCATATCCACTAAAGTTAATTTGAAGTTATATCCTGATTTAACTTTAGTTAATAAAAC includes:
- the dnaJ gene encoding molecular chaperone DnaJ — encoded protein: MADKRDYYEVLGVDKSADEKTIKKAYRKLARKYHPDVCDEPDAEEKFKEVSEAYAVLSDDEKRQRYDQYGHAGMDGFTAEDFYQNVNFEDIFQGFDIGNIFDMFGFGGGSRSRGRTGPQRGSDIYTEVPITLEEAFTGCDKEIKITRSELCPTCHGSKSKPGVEPETCKTCGGTGQIKEVSNTILGQMVNVRPCRECNGTGKIITEPCPDCHGKGSKRKTKTIKIEIPEGVDEGNHLRVSGEGNCGEASGLEGDLIVTVHIKKNKQFEREGDHLYYEQQISFPQAALGDVISIPTIEGKEVEFKIAPGTQSGTVFKLRGQGMTSYRHSGRGNMYVKANVVVPKKLNSKQKEILTEFAEISGDEIKHVEKGIFDRVKDAMK
- a CDS encoding Hsp70 family protein, translating into AEADAKRQEEIEIRNNADSLIYTSEKTLDELKDKVSEDEKTKVEGLVAELRELIAGDDIDAIKAKSDELSNVVQEIGAKIYQQAQAEAQAQQAQQEAGGADPNAGAKDKDDDTIDADYEVKD